One region of Turicibacter bilis genomic DNA includes:
- a CDS encoding peptidylprolyl isomerase, with protein sequence MAKQYVGQTEYSKDTNPVATIEMENGGVMKIELYPEVAPQSVRNFISLANKGFYNGVIFHRVIRSFMIQGGDPQGLGIGGPGYSIYGEFKSNGFDNPVKHERGVISMARTNVPNSAGSQFFIMHKDSSHLDGSYAAFGKVIEGIDVVDQIASVECNHLDQPVIGQVMKSVTVDTKGVDYEEPNKL encoded by the coding sequence ATGGCAAAACAATATGTTGGACAAACAGAATACTCAAAAGATACGAATCCAGTGGCAACAATTGAAATGGAAAACGGTGGAGTAATGAAAATCGAATTATATCCAGAAGTAGCTCCACAGTCAGTTCGTAACTTCATCTCATTAGCAAACAAAGGATTCTACAACGGTGTTATTTTCCACCGTGTCATCCGTAGTTTCATGATTCAAGGTGGAGACCCACAAGGTTTAGGAATTGGTGGACCAGGGTACAGCATCTACGGAGAATTCAAATCAAATGGATTTGACAACCCAGTCAAACATGAACGTGGAGTTATTTCTATGGCGCGTACAAACGTTCCAAACTCAGCTGGATCACAATTCTTTATCATGCATAAAGATTCTTCACATTTAGATGGAAGCTATGCAGCCTTCGGTAAAGTGATTGAAGGAATCGATGTTGTTGATCAAATTGCTAGCGTAGAATGTAACCATTTAGATCAACCAGTCATTGGGCAAGTCATGAAATCAGTGACAGTTGATACTAAAGGTGTTGACTACGAAGAACCAAACAAATTATAA
- the gloA2 gene encoding SMU1112c/YaeR family gloxylase I-like metalloprotein, translating to MFKNIHHVAIIASNYEVSKSFYVDVLGFEVIRENYRIDRNSYKLDLKIGDSEIELFSFPNSPKRPSYPEACGLRHLCFKVDDIEAAVNMLKDKGIETEEIRLDEYTNTRFVFFRDPDGLPLELHE from the coding sequence ATGTTTAAAAATATTCATCATGTTGCGATTATTGCTTCTAATTATGAGGTATCGAAATCATTTTATGTGGATGTCTTAGGTTTTGAAGTGATTCGAGAAAATTATCGTATCGACCGTAATTCGTATAAATTAGATTTAAAAATTGGAGACAGTGAAATTGAGCTATTCTCATTTCCAAATAGTCCAAAGCGTCCATCTTATCCAGAAGCATGTGGATTAAGACACCTTTGTTTTAAAGTAGATGATATAGAAGCAGCTGTTAACATGTTAAAAGATAAAGGAATTGAGACTGAAGAGATTCGTCTAGATGAATATACTAATACAAGATTCGTCTTTTTTAGAGACCCAGATGGTCTACCACTAGAGTTACATGAGTAG
- a CDS encoding CvfB family protein produces the protein MLAGKFHEMKVERQTPLGYTLMLDGEEFFLHQAEVTHPIEVGETIEVFVYYDAKKRLTATMQEPAVTTEEFGWVEVVDVRKDLGVFVDIGINKNILIAPSDLPIFESLWPQVGDYVYCYLKESQSNYLFAILARPQEFGGVKEEAPQSLHGKKVKARVIRTGKIGTNVITEEGYMGFIHESERREEPRLGEVVEGRVVRVKDNGEFNMSLIPQKEFAIVEDSDIILEYLMGRRGAMPFYDKSEPDDIRRVFKMSKASFKRALGRLMKEGKVYQEDGWTYLKEDTDSNE, from the coding sequence ATGTTAGCAGGAAAATTTCATGAAATGAAAGTGGAGCGTCAGACGCCACTTGGTTATACATTAATGCTAGATGGTGAAGAGTTCTTCTTACATCAAGCAGAAGTAACGCATCCTATCGAAGTTGGAGAAACAATCGAAGTCTTCGTTTATTATGATGCAAAAAAACGTTTAACAGCAACGATGCAAGAGCCAGCAGTGACAACAGAAGAATTCGGTTGGGTTGAAGTAGTAGATGTGCGTAAAGATTTAGGAGTTTTTGTTGATATCGGAATTAACAAAAACATTTTAATCGCACCATCAGACTTACCAATTTTCGAATCATTATGGCCACAAGTCGGAGATTATGTGTATTGTTATTTAAAAGAATCACAATCAAACTACTTATTTGCAATCTTAGCTCGCCCACAAGAGTTTGGCGGAGTTAAAGAGGAGGCGCCACAATCATTACATGGTAAAAAGGTAAAAGCGCGTGTAATTCGTACAGGTAAAATCGGAACAAACGTCATTACAGAAGAAGGATACATGGGATTCATTCATGAAAGTGAACGTCGTGAAGAACCACGTCTTGGAGAAGTAGTTGAGGGACGTGTCGTACGTGTAAAAGATAATGGTGAATTTAATATGTCATTAATTCCACAAAAGGAATTTGCGATTGTGGAAGACTCAGACATTATTTTAGAATATTTAATGGGACGTCGTGGGGCGATGCCGTTTTATGATAAATCAGAACCAGACGATATTCGTCGTGTCTTTAAAATGAGTAAGGCCTCATTTAAGCGTGCATTAGGGCGTTTAATGAAAGAGGGAAAAGTTTATCAAGAAGATGGATGGACTTATTTAAAAGAAGACACAGATTCAAACGAATAA
- a CDS encoding FprA family A-type flavoprotein, whose product MESLKLVENVYWLGIQDHDLEVFDVVMETKYGTSYNSYFVKGEDKVALFDTVKAPYFEDYLQKIQKHVSIDEIDYIIVHHTEPDHAGSIEKLIKLNPNITVIASAVAIRYLRNIVNIDFKSQVVKMNDVLDLGGRTLKFISAPNLHWPDTIYSYLVEEEILFTCDSFGSHYAFDDVLMSKLPVEKNDDYMDALLNYYNPIFAPFKTYVLKAIATLSGLNIKMICPGHGPVLDARIEEIMNIYKEWSTEDFSTEKLVVIPFTSAYGYTKMMADKVKEGILMVNPNVTVRLYDLDIKSFPEVKEQLFADLYAADAIAIGATTVNKDAVPIVWDVLTGMNPVTHGGKFGAAFGSYGWSGEAVDNVHARLTQLKLKMVEPVKLCFKPDEEKLADVLTLGKTIGRSLLEGRLVCDLD is encoded by the coding sequence ATGGAGAGTTTGAAGCTAGTTGAAAATGTTTACTGGTTAGGGATTCAAGATCACGATCTTGAAGTGTTTGACGTTGTTATGGAAACAAAATATGGAACATCATATAATTCTTATTTTGTAAAAGGAGAAGACAAGGTTGCGTTATTTGATACAGTGAAAGCGCCTTATTTTGAAGATTATCTTCAAAAAATTCAAAAACATGTTTCAATTGATGAAATCGACTATATCATCGTTCATCATACAGAGCCCGATCATGCAGGATCAATTGAAAAATTAATCAAATTAAATCCAAATATTACGGTTATTGCTTCAGCCGTAGCTATTCGTTATTTACGTAACATTGTGAATATTGATTTCAAATCACAAGTTGTAAAAATGAATGATGTATTAGATTTAGGTGGGCGTACATTAAAATTCATCTCAGCACCAAACTTACATTGGCCAGATACTATTTATAGTTATTTAGTAGAAGAAGAAATTTTATTTACATGTGACTCATTTGGTAGTCATTATGCGTTTGATGATGTATTAATGTCAAAATTACCAGTAGAAAAAAATGACGACTACATGGATGCATTATTAAACTATTATAATCCAATCTTCGCACCATTTAAAACGTATGTGTTAAAAGCAATTGCGACTCTTTCGGGATTAAATATTAAGATGATTTGCCCTGGACATGGACCGGTATTAGATGCACGCATTGAAGAAATTATGAATATCTATAAAGAATGGTCAACGGAAGACTTCTCAACAGAAAAATTAGTGGTAATTCCATTTACATCAGCTTATGGATATACAAAGATGATGGCTGATAAAGTTAAAGAAGGAATCTTAATGGTTAACCCGAATGTCACAGTTCGTTTATATGATTTAGATATTAAGAGCTTCCCAGAGGTAAAAGAACAATTATTTGCGGATTTATATGCAGCTGATGCGATTGCTATCGGAGCAACAACTGTGAATAAAGATGCAGTGCCAATTGTTTGGGATGTCTTAACAGGAATGAATCCCGTGACTCATGGTGGGAAATTTGGTGCAGCCTTCGGTTCATATGGATGGAGTGGAGAAGCGGTAGATAATGTTCATGCCCGTTTAACCCAATTAAAATTAAAAATGGTTGAACCGGTTAAGCTATGCTTTAAACCTGATGAAGAAAAATTAGCTGACGTACTAACGCTTGGAAAAACAATCGGACGTAGTTTATTAGAAGGACGTTTAGTTTGTGATTTAGATTAG
- the fmt gene encoding methionyl-tRNA formyltransferase, with translation MTRVVFMGTPDFSVPVLETIIKEGYEVVGVVTQPDRPVGRKRILTPTPVKQKALEHNIPVFQPEKIKEDYQTVLDWNPDLIITAAFGQIIPKILLDAPKFGCINVHASLLPKYRGGAPIHKAIIDGEKETGVTIMYMDVKMDTGDMISKVVVPIEEKDHTGSMFEKLSVAGAKLLAETLPKLLAGEIEAIPQNHEEATFAWNIKREDERIDWYKPANVLYNQVRGLHPWPVAFTQLDELSVKIWWAEPNNHLYDAEPGTIVKVEKDGIVVACGDHAGLKITDIQISGKKRMDVASLLNGSHPIEVGKKFN, from the coding sequence ATGACACGTGTTGTATTTATGGGAACTCCTGACTTTTCAGTTCCTGTTTTAGAAACAATTATTAAAGAAGGTTATGAAGTCGTTGGGGTTGTCACACAACCTGATCGTCCGGTTGGACGTAAACGTATTTTAACACCAACACCAGTTAAACAAAAAGCGTTAGAGCACAACATCCCAGTGTTCCAACCTGAAAAAATTAAAGAAGATTATCAGACAGTTTTAGATTGGAATCCAGATTTAATTATTACAGCTGCCTTTGGTCAAATCATCCCGAAAATTTTATTAGATGCACCAAAGTTCGGATGTATTAATGTCCACGCTTCGTTATTACCAAAATATCGTGGTGGTGCACCGATTCATAAAGCGATTATTGATGGTGAAAAAGAAACAGGAGTTACAATCATGTACATGGATGTCAAAATGGATACAGGAGACATGATTAGTAAAGTGGTTGTTCCAATTGAGGAAAAAGATCACACAGGAAGTATGTTTGAAAAATTAAGTGTAGCTGGGGCGAAGCTTTTAGCAGAAACATTACCTAAATTATTAGCAGGTGAGATCGAGGCAATTCCTCAAAATCATGAAGAAGCGACATTTGCATGGAATATTAAGCGCGAAGATGAGCGTATTGATTGGTATAAACCAGCCAATGTTTTATATAACCAAGTTCGTGGACTTCACCCTTGGCCGGTAGCATTCACGCAATTAGATGAGTTATCAGTAAAAATTTGGTGGGCCGAACCAAATAATCATTTATATGATGCTGAACCTGGAACGATTGTGAAAGTTGAAAAGGATGGAATCGTGGTGGCATGTGGTGATCATGCCGGATTAAAGATTACAGATATTCAAATCTCAGGTAAAAAACGTATGGATGTTGCAAGCCTTTTAAATGGTTCACATCCAATTGAAGTTGGAAAGAAATTCAACTAA
- a CDS encoding TraX family protein, whose translation MELENQLDISQGCVIEKKKGLDASQLKIIALITMLIDHIGAIIIPFLQGYTENMTTFIALEGLMVIMRLVGRISFLIFAFLIVNGFYHTSNRKKYLLRLSIFALISEPFFDVAISGRWLEFTHQNVFFTLALGLLAIWGYDNISKDQGFKFIGGLFIILIGLMAANLRTDYDLYGILTIFMMYLFFENKTRMSIMLVVLNLLLYGQSIGMWSSVSSFIHDGYGFVTTDGLGMILQVLVYLQCVAQLFCLAALWPISKYNGEKGSIKLNKYFFYAFYPLHLFILSLMIVILKNIL comes from the coding sequence ATGGAGTTAGAAAATCAGTTAGATATCAGTCAAGGTTGTGTGATTGAAAAGAAAAAAGGGTTAGATGCCTCGCAATTAAAAATAATCGCTCTAATCACCATGTTGATTGATCATATTGGTGCAATTATCATCCCTTTTTTACAAGGATATACTGAAAATATGACCACGTTTATTGCGCTTGAAGGATTGATGGTCATCATGCGTTTAGTTGGACGAATCTCATTTCTAATTTTTGCTTTTTTGATTGTCAATGGGTTCTACCACACGAGTAATCGGAAAAAATATTTATTAAGATTAAGTATTTTTGCTTTGATTTCTGAGCCATTTTTTGATGTTGCTATTTCAGGGAGATGGTTAGAATTCACTCACCAAAATGTCTTTTTCACCTTGGCTTTAGGTTTATTAGCCATTTGGGGATATGATAATATCTCTAAAGATCAAGGATTTAAATTTATAGGGGGATTATTTATTATTCTCATAGGCTTAATGGCTGCAAATTTAAGAACAGACTATGACCTTTATGGAATTCTCACCATTTTTATGATGTATCTCTTTTTTGAAAATAAAACTCGTATGAGTATTATGCTGGTTGTCCTTAATTTATTATTATATGGTCAATCGATTGGCATGTGGTCCTCTGTTTCATCTTTTATTCATGATGGATATGGCTTTGTGACGACCGATGGGTTGGGAATGATTCTACAAGTTTTAGTGTATTTACAGTGTGTTGCTCAATTGTTCTGTCTTGCTGCCTTATGGCCAATTTCGAAATACAATGGAGAGAAAGGATCAATAAAGCTGAATAAATATTTCTTTTATGCTTTTTATCCTCTTCACCTTTTTATTTTAAGTTTAATGATTGTTATTTTGAAGAATATATTATAA